From the genome of Chroicocephalus ridibundus chromosome 1, bChrRid1.1, whole genome shotgun sequence, one region includes:
- the STRAP gene encoding serine-threonine kinase receptor-associated protein, producing MAMRQTPLTCSGHTRPVVDLAFSGVTPYGYFLISACKDGKPMLRQGDTGDWIGTFLGHKGAVWGATLNTDATKAATAAADFTAKVWDAVSGDELITLAHKHIVKSVDFTQDSNYLLTGGQDKLLRIYDLSKPEAEPDVVSGHTSGIKKALWSSDDKQILSADDKTVRLWDRSTMTEVKALNVAMSVSSMEYVPEGQILVITYGKTIAFHSAETLEQIKSFEAPATINSASLHPAKECLVAGGEDFKLYKYDYNTGEELESYKGHFGPIHCVRFSPDGELYASGSEDGTLRLWQTTVGKTYGLWKCVVPEEENAEAAKARTTLPGTAEEEIEDLPSENSDSVYSSTPEVKA from the exons atggccatGAGGCAAACCCCGCTGACGTGCTCTGGGCACACGCGGCCCGTGGTGGACCTGGCCTTCAGCGGCGTCACCCCCTACGGCTACTTCCTCATCAGCGCCTGCAAgg aTGGTAAGCCTATGCTGCGTCAGGGCGACACAGGAGACTGGATTGGCACGTTTCTAGGTCATAAAGGTGCTGTTTGGGGTGCTACTTTGAATACAGATGCCACTAaagcagctacagcagcagcagattttaCAGC cAAAGTGTGGGATGCTGTGTCAGGCGATGAACTAATCACATTGGCTCACAAACACATTGTCAAAAGTGTGGATTTTACACAG GATAGCAATTATCTGTTAACAGGTGGACAAGATAAACTGTTGCGTATCTATGACTTGAGCAAGCCAGAAGCAG aaCCTGATGTTGTCAGTGGACATACTTCTGGCATTAAAAAGGCTTTATGGAGCAGTGATGACAAACAGATTCTTTCAGCTGATGATAAAACTGTCCG CCTCTGGGACCGGAGTACAATGACCGAAGTGAAGGCACTAAATGTTGCAATGTCAGTGAGCAGCATGGAGTATGTTCCAGAAGGACAGATACTTGTGATAACCTATGGGAAGACTATTGCTTTTCATAGTGCAGAAAC TCTAGAGCAGATTAAATCATTTGAAGCACCTGCTACAATCAATTCTGCATCACTTCACCCTGCGAAAGAATGTTTGGTTGCAGGTGGTGAAGATTTTAAACTCTATAAATATGACTATAATACAGGAGAAGAATTAG AATCTTACAAAGGACACTTTGGTCCAATTCACTGTGTGAGATTTAGCCCTGATGGAGAGTTATATGCAAGTGGCTCTGAGGATGGTACACTAAGGCTGTGGCAGACAACAGTAGGGAAAACCTATGGTCTTTGGAAGTGTGTAGTTCCTG aagaggagaatgcagaagcagcaaaagcaaggACCACCCTTCCAGGAACTGCAGAGGAGGAAATAG AAGATCTTCCCTCTGAAAACTCAGATTCAGTCTACAGCTCAACTCCTGAAGTCAAAGCCTGA